The following are encoded in a window of Rissa tridactyla isolate bRisTri1 chromosome 3, bRisTri1.patW.cur.20221130, whole genome shotgun sequence genomic DNA:
- the MRPS10 gene encoding 28S ribosomal protein S10, mitochondrial isoform X1, translating into MAAGCLWRRLCQGSAFPVNYASRIMQNQCFLLNSNLMRVQLAGSHVDTQEPKANPLVSVSDEPETLYKRLSLLVKGHDKAVLDSYEYFAVLAAKELGISVEKVHKPPKKIERLTLLKSVHIYKKHRVQYEMRTHYMCLELKYLTSSTAAVYLEYVQRNLPEGVAMEVKKTKIEKIPEHIQKPVWDTLPQVEETEVKS; encoded by the exons GGATCAGCTTTTCCTGTCAATTATGCAAGCAGAATTATGCAAAAccagtgttttcttct AAATTCCAACTTGATGAGAGTACAGCTGGCTGGATCCCATGTTGATACACAGGAGCCTAAGGCTAATCCTTTG gtATCTGTTTCAGATGAGCCAGAAACACTGTACAAGAGATTGTCCCTTTTAGTTAAAGGCCATGATAAAGCTGTGTTGGACAGCTATGAGTATTTTGCAGTGCTTGCAGCAAAAGAACTTGGCATCTCTGTTGAAAAAGT ACATAAACCTCCAAAGAAGATAGAACGATTGACACTTTTAAAATCTGTACACATTTACAAGAAGCACAGAGTCCAATATGAAATGAGAACACATTACATGTGTTTAGag TTAAAATATCTAACAAGCAGTACTGCTGCAGTTTACTTGGAATACGTTCAACGAAACTTACCTGAAGGGGTTGCCATGGAAGTAAAAAAG aCTAAGATAGAGAAAATACCTGAACACATTCAGAAACCAGTTTGGGATACGCTACCTCAGGTAGAAGAAACTGAAGTCAAGTCGTGA
- the MRPS10 gene encoding 28S ribosomal protein S10, mitochondrial isoform X2: protein MQNQCFLLNSNLMRVQLAGSHVDTQEPKANPLVSVSDEPETLYKRLSLLVKGHDKAVLDSYEYFAVLAAKELGISVEKVHKPPKKIERLTLLKSVHIYKKHRVQYEMRTHYMCLELKYLTSSTAAVYLEYVQRNLPEGVAMEVKKTKIEKIPEHIQKPVWDTLPQVEETEVKS from the exons ATGCAAAAccagtgttttcttct AAATTCCAACTTGATGAGAGTACAGCTGGCTGGATCCCATGTTGATACACAGGAGCCTAAGGCTAATCCTTTG gtATCTGTTTCAGATGAGCCAGAAACACTGTACAAGAGATTGTCCCTTTTAGTTAAAGGCCATGATAAAGCTGTGTTGGACAGCTATGAGTATTTTGCAGTGCTTGCAGCAAAAGAACTTGGCATCTCTGTTGAAAAAGT ACATAAACCTCCAAAGAAGATAGAACGATTGACACTTTTAAAATCTGTACACATTTACAAGAAGCACAGAGTCCAATATGAAATGAGAACACATTACATGTGTTTAGag TTAAAATATCTAACAAGCAGTACTGCTGCAGTTTACTTGGAATACGTTCAACGAAACTTACCTGAAGGGGTTGCCATGGAAGTAAAAAAG aCTAAGATAGAGAAAATACCTGAACACATTCAGAAACCAGTTTGGGATACGCTACCTCAGGTAGAAGAAACTGAAGTCAAGTCGTGA